One Solanum lycopersicum chromosome 4, SLM_r2.1 DNA window includes the following coding sequences:
- the LOC101259528 gene encoding proteasome subunit beta type-3-A gives MSIFEYNGSALVAMVGKNCFAIASDRRFGVQLQTIAIDFQRIYKIHDKLFIGLSGLATDTQTLHQRLMFRHKLYELREDRDMKPETFASLVSAMLYEKRFGPYLCQPVIAGLGEDDKPFICTMDSIGAKELAKDFVVSGTASESLYGACEAMYKPDMGPEELFETISQALLSSVDRDCLSGWGGHVYVVTPTEVTERILKGRMD, from the exons ATGTCG ATCTTTGAGTATAATGGAAGTGCTTTGGTTGCGATGGTTGGGAAAAACTGTTTCGCTATTGCGAGTGATAGGCGTTTTGGAGTACAGCTGCAGACAATCGCTATTGATTTCCAGAGGATTTATAAAATACATGACAAGCTTTTTATTGGACTTTCTGGCTTGGCTACTGATACTCAAACACT GCATCAACGCCTCATGTTCCGTCACAAGCTATATGAGCTTAGAGAAGATAGGGATATGAAGCCCGAGACCTTTGCCAGCCTTGTATCTGCTATGCTTTATGAGAAAAG GTTTGGTCCATACTTGTGCCAACCTGTAATTGCTGGATTAGGAGAAGATGACAAGCCTTTTATTTGCACAATGGACTCTATTGGAGCAAA GGAGCTCGCAAAAGATTTTGTTGTTTCTGGCACTGCATCTGAATCACTTTACGGTGCTTGTGAGGCCATGTACAAGCCCGACATG GGACCGGAAGAATTGTTTGAGACCATCTCTCAGGCACTGTTGTCATCTGTAGACCGTGACTGTTTAAGTGGTTGGGGAGGACATGTTTATGTTGT GACACCAACTGAAGTGACAGAGAGGATCTTGAAGGGAAGGATGGACTGA
- the LOC101258940 gene encoding NAD-dependent protein deacylase SRT2 yields the protein MVMSMSLRLCCRPSISGFKNKRDLLGLELAAYQSSKTMGKWLSGVKKFIPFEGYVKSVKTAARISFPKISADCQDKEPSNFLSHKKMVPYSNPPSTEDVDSLYEFFDRSTKLVVLTGAGMSTESGIPDYRSPNGAYSTGFKPITHQEFLRSIKARRRYWARSYAGWRRFTAAQPSTGHIALSSLEKAGHISFMITQNVDRLHHRAGSNPLELHGTVYIVACTNCGFSLPRDLFQDQVKAHNPKWAEAIENLDYDSRSDKSFGMKQRPDGDIEIDEKFWEEDFYIPECQSCQGVLKPDVVFFGDNVPKSRADAAMEAAKGCDAFLVLGSSLMTMSAFRLIKAAREAGAATAIINIGATRADDIVPLKISARVGEILPRLLNVGSLSIPAP from the exons ATGGTCATGTCAATGTCCCTGCGACTTTGTTGCAGACCTTCAATTTCT GGTTTCAAGAATAAAAGAGATTTGTTGGGCTTAGAATTGGCAG CTTATCAATCAAGTAAGACAATGGGGAAATGGTTAAGTGGAGTGAAGAAGTTCATTCCCTTTGAGGGATATGTTAAGTCTGTGAAAACGGCAGCACGAATATCATTTCCAAAGATCTCAGCAGACTGTCAAGATAAAGAGCCTTCAAATTTTTTGAGTCACAAGAAGATGGTTCCTTATTCGAACCCCCCTAGCACGGAAGATGTGGATAGTTTGTATGAATTCTTTGATAGAAG TACCAAGCTTGTTGTATTGACGGGAGCTGGCATGAGCACAGAGAGTGGAATTCCGGATTACAGAAG CCCAAACGGAGCTTATAGTACGGGTTTCAAACCAATTACCCATCAG GAGTTTCTACGATCAATCAAGGCTCGAAGGCGTTATTGGGCACGGAGCTATGCTGGCTGGCGACGTTTCACTGCTGCTCAACCTAGTACAGGTCATATAGCTCTATCATCTCTTGAGAAAGCAGGCCATATAAGTTTTATGATTACACAGAATGTGGACAG GCTGCATCACCGAGCTGGAAGCAATCCTCTTGAATTGCATGGGACTGTCTACATTGTTGCCTGTACAAATTGTGGTTTTTCTCTACCTCGAGATCTATTTCAAGATCAAGTGAAGGCTCATAATCCCAAG TGGGCAGAAGCTATTGAAAATTTGGACTATGACAGTCGATCAGACAAGAGTTTTGGAATGAAACAAAGGCCTGATGGGGATATTGAGATTGATGAGAAGTTCTGGGAAGAGGATTTCTACATTCCTGAATGTCAGAGCTGCCAAGGAGTTCTGAAACCTGAT GTTGTCTTCTTTGGGGATAATGTCCCCAAATCTAGGGCAGATGCTGCTATGGAAGCTGCAAAGGGATGTGATGCCTTCCTTGTACTTGGTTCATCTTTGATGACCATGTCCGCCTTCCGGCTTATCAA AGCTGCACGTGAGGCAGGTGCTGCTACTGCAATTATAAATATTGGTGCTACACGAGCTGACGATATTgtacctttgaaaattagtgCTCGAGTTGGAGAG ATACTTCCAAGATTGCTCAATGTTGGATCATTAAGTATCCCTGCTCCCTAG
- the LOC101259233 gene encoding psbP domain-containing protein 2, chloroplastic has product MSAISSLVCSNIFRNGFFQCLSSISSTITPLQLKTRSRSLVVLSNEDELVPTYSTRRRALNVSILTVLLSIPFSSFAIAIGEVLELERYTDSAEGFTLLKPSSWSKVDKAGATALFQDANKGSNNVGVVVIPVKITTLSQFGTPQFVADKLILAEKRKESTKEAEVVSVSERTGEGGLQVYEFEYKVDSTRGGLKRILSAAFVASGKLYLLNIAHSDGSGPIDPDRRNTLEQILHSFDIAPST; this is encoded by the exons ATGTCCGCCATTAGCTCACTGGTTTGCTCAAATATCTTTCGAAATGGCTTCTTTCAGTGTCTCTCGAGCATATCATCCACTATCACTCCATTGCAGTTGAAAACGAGAAGCAGATCCTTAGTTGTGTTATCGAATGAGGATGAGTTGGTTCCAACTTATTCAACGAGAAGACGAGCCCTGAACGTATCAATCTTGACGGTGTTGCTTTCGATACCTTTCTCAAGCTTCGCTATTGCCATTGGTGAGGTGTTAGAGCTTGAAAGATATACGGATTCAGCTGAAGGTTTCACTCTCCTCAAACCTTCTTCTTGGAGCAAG GTTGATAAAGCTGGGGCAACTGCCCTGTTTCAGGATGCAAACAAGGGATCCAACAATGTAGGCGTCGTGGTTATACCTGTAAAAATAACAACCCTCAGCCAATTCGGAACTCCACAATTCGTGGCAGATAAGCTAATTCTTGCTGAAAAGCGCAAG gaAAGTACAAAGGAGGCTGAAGTGGTTTCAGTATCGGAGAGAACGGGTGAAGGAGGTCTTCAAGTATATGAGTTTGAATACAAGGTCGATAGCACGAGGGGAGGGTTGAAGAGGATACTTTCTGCTGCATTTGTTGCGTCTGGCAAGCTCTATCTGTTAAACATCGCTCACTCTGATGGGTCAGGTCCTATTGATCCTGATAGAAGAAATACGTTGGAACAGATTCTTCATTCCTTTGATATTGCTCCTTCAACTTAA
- the LOC101248666 gene encoding PHD finger-containing protein 1-like, which yields MVIMCLQCGDKGFSNAFVFCVKCLEVAIHRYCLDKIPSTFDEFVYWVCDDCEVKVPNELTIMNSVGVPPENCTSSRHLKASSEAKLDIPPSIAEVDLTAVQNKSSEKDVEKHPRIDLVEHSHLDKKSNPTSLIDEKNCIHAVVEQAQPVLDPIWRGGFTIWNKEYKTFDGLVAHLSVKACQKVFEEAKLFSLLLHLEMLPKSDIWPKSFNTLEPRVDNIALYFFPSDARYEQDFDHLIEEMIGEELALRAVMTNAELLVFTSTELPLQNWRFQHKHYLWGVFRAKQESSSSQMVSNRAKSVTLQTPVNVLAAVDHINLVKLNTSRAESPISTLSNNVSFGSGTS from the exons ATG GTGATAATGTGTCTACAGTGTGGTGACAAAGGATTCTCTAATGCCTTTGTTTTTTGTGTAAAGTGTCTTGAAGTTGCTATACATCG CTACTGCCTTGATAAAATTCCCAGtacatttgatgaatttgtctATTGGGTCTGTGATGATTGTGAGGTGAAGGTGCCAAATGAACTCACTATCATGAATTCTGTTGGCGTCCCACCAGAAAATTGCACTAGTTCAAGACATCTTAAAGCAAGTTCTGAAGCAAAACTTGATATTCCTCCATCGATTGCTGAGGTAGATCTAACGGCGGTTCAAAATAAGTCTTCCGAGAAAGATGTTGAGAAACATCCTAGAATTGATTTGGTAGAGCATAGTCACTTAGATAAGAAGTCTAATCCTACGTCTCTGATAGATGAGAAAAACTGTATTCATGCTGTCGTGGAACAAGCACAACCTGTTCTTGATCCTATTTGGAG GGGTGGTTTTACCATATGGAACAAAGAGTATAAGACATTTGATGGACTTGTTGCTCACCTATCAGTCAAAGCATGCCAAAAGGTTTTTGAAGAAGCGAAGTTATTTTCACTTTTGCTTCACTTGGAAATGCTTCCGAAATCTGATATATGGCCTAAGAGTTTCAATACATTAGAGCCTAGAGTTGATAACATTGCATTGTATTTCTTTCCTTCGGATGCAAG ATACGAGCAGGATTTTGATCATTTGATTGAGGAAATGATTGGTGAAGAACTTGCTCTCCGAGCAGTTATGACAAATGCAGAGCTGTTGGTTTTCACATCCACAGAACTTCCCCTGCAAAACTGGA GATTCCAACACAAACACTACTTATGGGGCGTTTTTAGAGCGAAGCAGGAATCTAGTAGCTCTCAAATGGTATCGAACAGGGCTAAATCTGTCACACTTCAAACTCCTGTGAATGTTTTGGCTGCCGTAGATCATATAAACCTTGTGAAACTCAACACTTCTCGTGCTGAGAGTCCTATTAGCACTTTAAGCAATAACGTAAGCTTTGGGTCTGGCACTTCCTGA